From a region of the Panicum virgatum strain AP13 chromosome 2K, P.virgatum_v5, whole genome shotgun sequence genome:
- the LOC120680700 gene encoding uncharacterized protein LOC120680700 isoform X1 has product MEAPKDSIAFQAGEDDKAQGTAGADVHLVEAKDCFSELGTFSIFGRLAFQGPDIDPYLRFPLQVDVASMMKELGDLLELEPSEDEAAGVASRDQPALPGDVENFDAEGMALWPCLLLGLVFCVGLSCVLACVGFMKGLGVYGTGSLGRMTASLCAKALLASRAVVGSARKDEHNFLAHSAEKARLLERISTLEKENKALENLRGSLTSENGLLKGIVSEQEETISKMQEKMSLDESVLENLRGVVERDAAKVVNLQTEVRQLKADVERKNVKISELEKEVEEDRVMWESTSQDILNKSAAICEEYNKALASFVTKPLPFPEDSEGGASGLLDWLLGEFEDLGRILASVSDNTAVMTCESVMAVLAREGCQELETISVRDYAFPDYAELEEEITKVQPVKKAFLRKFWKLSGRQVVQEAARRRLEEVRRAREAAKDVVEEGARLEDIAGGSVAGGSSRALTESDASQAIVPANHALYARPLRIHGGGVIVSGTDWERFSFANPGASVAEFLRWFDGSLV; this is encoded by the exons ATGGAGGCCCCGAAGGATTCAATTGCTTTTCAGGCTGGCGAAGACGACAAGGCCCAAGGGACCGCGGGGGCTGATGTCCACTTGGTTGAAGCGAAAGATTGTTTTTCTGAACTAGGTACCTTCTCGATCTTTGGGCGCCTTGCTTTCCAAGGGCCTGACATTGACCCTTATCTTCGGTTCCCCCTTCAAGTAGATGTTGCAAGCATGATGAAGGAGCTCGGGGATTTGCTGGAGCTAGAACCTTCAGAGGATGAGGCTGCTGGGGTCGCGTCGAGGGACCAGCCAGCTCTCCCCGGGGATGTTGAGAATTTTGATGCTGAGGGTATGGCGCTCTGGCCTTGTCTTCTTTTAGGCCTTGTATTTTGTGTAGGTTTGTCATGTGTTTTGGCTTGTGTAGGTTTTATGAAGGGTTTGGGAGTTTACGGGACCGGAAGTCTTGGCCGAATGACAGCGTCATTGTGCGCGAAG GCTTTGCTTGCCAGCCGCGCGGTTGTGGGTAGTGCGAGGAAGGATGAGCATAATTTTCTTGCTCACTCTGCTGAAAAGGCTCGCCTGTTGGAGCGGATTAGCACTTTGGAGAAGGAGAACAAGGCTTTGGAGAACCTTCGCGGTTCTTTGACATCGGAGAATGGACTCCTGAAGGGGATAGTGTCCGAACAGGAAGAGACCATTTCAAAGATGCAGGAGAAAATGAGTCTAGATGAAAGTGTTCTTGAGAACCTTCGTGGTGTGGTAGAGAGAGATGCCGCGAAGGTTGTTAACCTTCAAACGGAGGTTCGCCAGCTGAAAGCCGATGTTGAGAGAAAAAATGTCAAGATCTCAGAGCTtgagaaggaggttgaggaggacCGCGTGATGTGGGAATCCACCTCGCAAGACATCTTGAACAAGAGTGCGGCCATCTgcgaagaatacaataaggctTTGGCATCTTTCGTTACTAAGCCCTTGCCTTTCCCGGAGGACTCCGAAGGTGGCGCGTCAGGGCTGCTCGATTGGCTGTTGGGTGAGTTTGAGGACTTGGGTCGGATTTTGGCCAGCGTGTCGGACAACACTGCGGTGATGACTTGTGAGAGTGTCATGGCTGTTTTGGCTCGCGAAGGTTGCCAAGAGCTAGAAACAATTAGCGTGCGGGACTATGCCTTTCCAGATTATGCAGAGCTTGAGGAAGAGATTACGAAGGTTCAGCCTGTTAAAAAGGCTTTCCTTCGTAAATTTTGGAAGCTTTCTGGTCGGCAAGTGGTTCAGGAAGCTGCGCGACGGAGACTAGAGGag GTAAGGCGTGCTCGCGAAGCCGCGAAGGATGTTGTGGAGGAAGGTGCGCGTCTTGAGGATATCGCGGGAGGGTCCGTGGCTGGCGGAAGCTCCAGGGCTCTAACCGAGAGTGATGCTTCTCAG GCAATCGTGCCTGCCAACCATGCTCTTTACGCTCGACCACTGCGTATCCATGGCGGAGGTGTTATTGTGAGCGGGACGGATTGGGAACGTTTTAGTTTTGCTAATCCAGGTGCTAGTGTCGCTGAATTCTTGAGGTGGTTTGATGGTAGCCTCGTTTAG
- the LOC120680700 gene encoding uncharacterized protein LOC120680700 isoform X2, with the protein MEAPKDSIAFQAGEDDKAQGTAGADVHLVEAKDCFSELGTFSIFGRLAFQGPDIDPYLRFPLQVDVASMMKELGDLLELEPSEDEAAGVASRDQPALPGDVENFDAEGFMKGLGVYGTGSLGRMTASLCAKALLASRAVVGSARKDEHNFLAHSAEKARLLERISTLEKENKALENLRGSLTSENGLLKGIVSEQEETISKMQEKMSLDESVLENLRGVVERDAAKVVNLQTEVRQLKADVERKNVKISELEKEVEEDRVMWESTSQDILNKSAAICEEYNKALASFVTKPLPFPEDSEGGASGLLDWLLGEFEDLGRILASVSDNTAVMTCESVMAVLAREGCQELETISVRDYAFPDYAELEEEITKVQPVKKAFLRKFWKLSGRQVVQEAARRRLEEVRRAREAAKDVVEEGARLEDIAGGSVAGGSSRALTESDASQAIVPANHALYARPLRIHGGGVIVSGTDWERFSFANPGASVAEFLRWFDGSLV; encoded by the exons ATGGAGGCCCCGAAGGATTCAATTGCTTTTCAGGCTGGCGAAGACGACAAGGCCCAAGGGACCGCGGGGGCTGATGTCCACTTGGTTGAAGCGAAAGATTGTTTTTCTGAACTAGGTACCTTCTCGATCTTTGGGCGCCTTGCTTTCCAAGGGCCTGACATTGACCCTTATCTTCGGTTCCCCCTTCAAGTAGATGTTGCAAGCATGATGAAGGAGCTCGGGGATTTGCTGGAGCTAGAACCTTCAGAGGATGAGGCTGCTGGGGTCGCGTCGAGGGACCAGCCAGCTCTCCCCGGGGATGTTGAGAATTTTGATGCTGAGG GTTTTATGAAGGGTTTGGGAGTTTACGGGACCGGAAGTCTTGGCCGAATGACAGCGTCATTGTGCGCGAAG GCTTTGCTTGCCAGCCGCGCGGTTGTGGGTAGTGCGAGGAAGGATGAGCATAATTTTCTTGCTCACTCTGCTGAAAAGGCTCGCCTGTTGGAGCGGATTAGCACTTTGGAGAAGGAGAACAAGGCTTTGGAGAACCTTCGCGGTTCTTTGACATCGGAGAATGGACTCCTGAAGGGGATAGTGTCCGAACAGGAAGAGACCATTTCAAAGATGCAGGAGAAAATGAGTCTAGATGAAAGTGTTCTTGAGAACCTTCGTGGTGTGGTAGAGAGAGATGCCGCGAAGGTTGTTAACCTTCAAACGGAGGTTCGCCAGCTGAAAGCCGATGTTGAGAGAAAAAATGTCAAGATCTCAGAGCTtgagaaggaggttgaggaggacCGCGTGATGTGGGAATCCACCTCGCAAGACATCTTGAACAAGAGTGCGGCCATCTgcgaagaatacaataaggctTTGGCATCTTTCGTTACTAAGCCCTTGCCTTTCCCGGAGGACTCCGAAGGTGGCGCGTCAGGGCTGCTCGATTGGCTGTTGGGTGAGTTTGAGGACTTGGGTCGGATTTTGGCCAGCGTGTCGGACAACACTGCGGTGATGACTTGTGAGAGTGTCATGGCTGTTTTGGCTCGCGAAGGTTGCCAAGAGCTAGAAACAATTAGCGTGCGGGACTATGCCTTTCCAGATTATGCAGAGCTTGAGGAAGAGATTACGAAGGTTCAGCCTGTTAAAAAGGCTTTCCTTCGTAAATTTTGGAAGCTTTCTGGTCGGCAAGTGGTTCAGGAAGCTGCGCGACGGAGACTAGAGGag GTAAGGCGTGCTCGCGAAGCCGCGAAGGATGTTGTGGAGGAAGGTGCGCGTCTTGAGGATATCGCGGGAGGGTCCGTGGCTGGCGGAAGCTCCAGGGCTCTAACCGAGAGTGATGCTTCTCAG GCAATCGTGCCTGCCAACCATGCTCTTTACGCTCGACCACTGCGTATCCATGGCGGAGGTGTTATTGTGAGCGGGACGGATTGGGAACGTTTTAGTTTTGCTAATCCAGGTGCTAGTGTCGCTGAATTCTTGAGGTGGTTTGATGGTAGCCTCGTTTAG